One genomic segment of Chroogloeocystis siderophila 5.2 s.c.1 includes these proteins:
- a CDS encoding TspO/MBR family protein, with amino-acid sequence MIRSWMVIGAVAFLVALGANLITRGDRQWFRRLRRPGWLTFEPLIPIIWTIIFICGAWSAYIVWESNPGTNFTWLLMGFYLLLEIVTIAYTPVMFKTRSLKVGAIIGGTGAIIGFLLTFTVLPISGWAALLLVPYLLWSPIGTYTTWAMMRLNPADV; translated from the coding sequence ATGATTAGGTCTTGGATGGTAATTGGGGCTGTTGCTTTCCTTGTTGCGCTGGGTGCGAACTTGATAACGCGAGGCGATCGCCAGTGGTTTAGACGCTTGCGTCGTCCTGGCTGGTTGACATTTGAGCCATTAATTCCCATTATTTGGACAATTATTTTTATTTGCGGTGCTTGGTCAGCATACATTGTTTGGGAAAGCAATCCAGGTACAAACTTTACTTGGTTACTAATGGGCTTCTATTTATTACTAGAAATAGTTACGATTGCGTACACTCCAGTAATGTTTAAAACACGCAGCCTCAAGGTGGGCGCAATTATTGGTGGTACTGGTGCAATTATCGGTTTTTTATTAACTTTCACTGTATTGCCAATTTCTGGTTGGGCAGCACTTTTACTGGTACCTTATCTCCTTTGGAGTCCGATTGGTACTTATACAACCTGGGCAATGATGCGGCTCAATCCTGCGGATGTTTAG
- a CDS encoding SufS family cysteine desulfurase, whose protein sequence is MTLTREKTLADRVRNDFPILHQEVNGKPLVYLDNAATSQKPLLVLNTLREYYEQYNSNVHRGVHTLSAKATDAYEAARDKVAAFVNAASRQEIVFTRNASEAINLVAYSWGSTLQPGDEIILSVMEHHSNLIPWQLLAQRSGAVLKFVELTPDEEFDLEHFKSLICEKTKLVATVHVSNTLGCINPVKEITAIAHQHGVKVLIDACQSIPHMPIDVQQIDCDWLVASGHKMCAPTGIGFLYGKLDLLRSMPPFLGGGEMIADVFLDHATYADLPNKFEAGTPAIAEAIALGAAVDYLSAIGMENIYAYEAELTAYLWEQLGQIPEIHTYGPKPKVAGLGRAALAAFTAGEVHPHDLSTILDQAGVAIRAGHHCTQPLHRHLSVQSTARASLSFYNTRAEIDIFITALQEAVEFFGSIFS, encoded by the coding sequence ATGACACTCACCAGAGAAAAAACCCTCGCCGACCGCGTCCGTAACGACTTTCCCATCCTCCACCAAGAAGTCAACGGCAAGCCCCTAGTTTACCTAGACAACGCCGCGACATCGCAAAAACCACTCCTCGTCCTCAACACACTCCGCGAATACTACGAGCAGTACAATTCCAACGTACATCGTGGAGTACATACCCTCAGCGCGAAAGCCACCGATGCTTACGAAGCCGCCCGCGATAAAGTCGCAGCTTTTGTCAACGCCGCCTCGCGCCAAGAAATTGTCTTCACGCGTAACGCCTCGGAAGCAATTAACTTAGTCGCCTATAGCTGGGGAAGCACTCTACAACCAGGAGACGAAATTATTCTCTCCGTGATGGAACACCACAGCAACTTAATTCCTTGGCAATTACTTGCACAACGCAGCGGCGCAGTACTTAAATTTGTTGAACTTACACCCGACGAAGAATTTGATTTAGAACACTTCAAATCACTGATCTGTGAAAAAACTAAACTCGTCGCGACAGTTCATGTCTCCAATACGTTAGGCTGTATCAATCCAGTTAAAGAAATTACAGCGATCGCGCATCAACACGGTGTCAAAGTATTAATTGATGCTTGCCAAAGCATACCGCATATGCCAATTGACGTGCAGCAGATCGACTGCGATTGGCTCGTTGCTTCTGGACATAAAATGTGCGCGCCGACCGGTATCGGATTCCTTTATGGGAAACTAGATTTACTCCGCTCAATGCCGCCATTTTTAGGTGGTGGTGAAATGATTGCGGATGTCTTTTTAGACCATGCTACTTACGCAGATCTACCAAATAAGTTTGAAGCAGGAACTCCAGCAATTGCCGAAGCGATCGCGCTGGGTGCAGCAGTAGACTATCTAAGTGCGATTGGTATGGAAAACATTTATGCGTACGAAGCTGAGTTAACAGCTTACTTGTGGGAACAACTCGGACAAATTCCCGAAATTCACACTTATGGTCCTAAACCCAAAGTAGCAGGTTTAGGTAGGGCGGCACTCGCTGCATTTACTGCGGGTGAGGTTCACCCACACGATCTATCGACTATTTTAGACCAAGCTGGTGTGGCAATTCGAGCCGGACATCATTGCACTCAACCGCTACATCGTCATCTCAGTGTCCAGTCTACCGCACGCGCAAGCTTATCTTTTTACAATACGCGTGCGGAAATTGATATTTTTATTACCGCATTACAAGAAGCGGTTGAATTCTTTGGCAGTATCTTTAGTTAA
- the sufD gene encoding Fe-S cluster assembly protein SufD, producing MSIQVTPNLNEVGVVSSNNVDTGILSELLSQAQTQAIATQESESWLQAIRDRATAIVHQSKFPTTRDEEWRFTDVSPLKQVKFQAAPSVVPDLAAFKPLLLPEADRSRLVFVNGIYAPELSAVVLPDDVVASNLDRLPPAYRSRLENYLAQIPGTEEVFTALNTAAIADVAVVWVPKNVVIETPIHLLFISTASVTPIITQPRCLVVAEAGSSVTLIEDYFNQMTNLEAEESEAEVGEPVYFTNAVTEIWLEENAQVNHTRIERDSPEAFHIGKTAIAQARDSRYTCNAINLGARLSRHNLDIFQTGEQTQTTLNGLTKITGNQLTDTHSNLALNHPYGTSHQLHKCIVGDRAHAVFNGKIFVPKPAQQTDAAQLNRNLLLSPKARVDTKPQLEITADNVKCAHGATVSQLDDEEVFYLQSRGLNANEARNLLINAFAAEIINQIPVFSLQQTLTKTINR from the coding sequence ATGAGTATTCAAGTCACTCCTAACCTGAATGAAGTTGGCGTTGTGTCTTCTAATAATGTTGATACGGGAATCTTAAGTGAGTTGTTAAGCCAAGCTCAAACACAAGCAATCGCCACTCAAGAATCAGAATCTTGGCTACAAGCAATCCGCGATCGCGCCACAGCAATTGTTCATCAGTCGAAATTCCCAACAACTCGCGATGAAGAGTGGCGATTTACAGATGTTTCACCGCTAAAGCAAGTTAAGTTTCAAGCAGCGCCGTCGGTAGTACCTGATTTAGCTGCATTTAAACCGCTGCTGTTACCAGAAGCCGATCGCAGTCGCTTAGTATTTGTCAACGGTATTTATGCACCTGAGTTATCAGCTGTTGTTCTACCCGATGACGTTGTCGCGAGTAACCTTGATCGCCTACCACCAGCGTATCGTTCGCGGTTAGAAAACTACTTAGCGCAAATTCCAGGGACAGAAGAAGTTTTTACCGCACTCAACACAGCGGCGATCGCGGATGTTGCTGTCGTATGGGTACCTAAAAATGTTGTTATAGAAACACCAATACATCTTTTATTCATCTCGACTGCAAGTGTCACACCCATCATTACTCAACCGCGTTGTCTTGTCGTCGCCGAAGCAGGTAGTAGCGTCACGCTAATTGAAGATTATTTCAATCAAATGACAAATTTAGAAGCGGAAGAAAGTGAAGCCGAAGTTGGCGAACCTGTTTACTTTACCAACGCTGTAACCGAAATTTGGCTCGAAGAAAACGCGCAAGTCAACCATACAAGAATCGAGCGCGATAGCCCAGAAGCATTTCATATTGGTAAAACTGCGATCGCCCAAGCACGCGATAGCCGCTACACCTGTAACGCAATTAATTTAGGCGCAAGACTGTCACGCCATAACTTAGACATTTTCCAAACAGGCGAACAAACTCAAACTACGCTCAACGGTTTAACTAAAATTACTGGAAATCAACTCACCGATACGCACAGCAACCTCGCACTCAATCATCCCTACGGTACAAGTCACCAACTGCATAAATGTATCGTTGGCGATCGCGCCCATGCCGTCTTCAACGGTAAAATATTCGTACCTAAACCCGCACAACAAACCGACGCCGCCCAACTCAACCGCAATTTACTCCTCTCACCCAAAGCCAGAGTAGACACCAAACCCCAACTCGAAATTACCGCTGATAACGTTAAATGCGCCCACGGCGCAACCGTGAGTCAACTCGATGACGAAGAAGTCTTCTACCTGCAAAGCCGAGGACTCAACGCCAACGAAGCCCGCAACCTCCTCATCAACGCCTTCGCCGCCGAAATCATCAACCAAATCCCTGTTTTCTCCCTGCAACAAACCCTAACCAAAACCATCAATCGCTAA
- the sufC gene encoding Fe-S cluster assembly ATPase SufC, whose product MIVENSEIVLSVRDLTAEVDGNPILKGVNLEIKAGEIHAIMGPNGSGKSTFSKVLAGHPAYEVTGGEVFFQGKNLLEMEPEKRAQSGVFLAFQYPLEIPGVTNLDFLRVAYNSRRKAQGLEELDAFDFDELIQEKLDIVKMNATFLDRSVNEGFSGGEKKRNEILQMALLEPKLAILDETDSGLDIDALKIVANGVNQLATPDNAILLITHYQRLLNYIVPDFVHVMAGGRVVMSGGKELALKLESRGYDWVLEENASEVGAR is encoded by the coding sequence ATGATTGTAGAAAATAGTGAAATTGTGCTGTCGGTGCGGGATTTGACAGCAGAAGTTGACGGAAACCCAATTCTTAAAGGTGTCAACCTGGAAATTAAAGCAGGTGAAATCCATGCCATTATGGGACCTAATGGTTCTGGAAAAAGCACATTTTCCAAAGTGTTAGCAGGACATCCAGCATACGAAGTGACTGGCGGTGAAGTGTTCTTCCAGGGAAAAAACTTGTTAGAAATGGAACCAGAAAAACGCGCCCAAAGTGGTGTCTTTCTGGCATTTCAATATCCTTTAGAAATTCCTGGGGTGACGAACTTGGATTTTCTGCGGGTTGCTTACAACTCGCGCCGTAAAGCACAGGGTTTAGAAGAATTAGACGCTTTTGATTTTGATGAATTGATACAGGAAAAGTTAGACATTGTTAAGATGAATGCAACTTTTCTTGACCGTAGTGTCAACGAAGGTTTTTCGGGTGGCGAGAAGAAGCGGAACGAAATTCTCCAAATGGCACTTCTTGAACCCAAACTGGCGATTTTGGACGAAACCGACTCAGGACTAGATATTGACGCGCTCAAAATTGTCGCGAACGGGGTAAATCAATTAGCAACTCCCGATAATGCCATCCTCTTAATTACCCACTATCAGCGGTTACTCAATTACATCGTGCCAGACTTTGTACACGTGATGGCAGGTGGTCGAGTTGTAATGAGTGGTGGTAAAGAATTGGCACTCAAATTAGAGTCGCGTGGCTACGATTGGGTGCTAGAAGAGAATGCATCTGAGGTGGGAGCAAGATGA
- the sufB gene encoding Fe-S cluster assembly protein SufB has product MSATVKTLVNQPYKYGFVTDIEADTIPRGLNEDVIRLISAKKEEPEFMLEFRLKAFRQWQKMTEPTWSNVKYPPIDYQDIIYYSAPKKKPKLNSIEEVDPALLETFEKLGIPLSEQKRLSNVAVDAIFDSVSVATTFKEKLAKEGVIFCSISEALREYPELVQKYLGSVVPVADNYFAALNSAVFSDGSFVYVPKNIKCPMELSTYFRINSGDTGQFERTLIVAEEGSYVSYLEGCTAPMYDTNQLHAAVVELVALDNAEIKYSTVQNWYAGDENGKGGIYNFVTKRGLCQGVNSKISWTQVETGSAITWKYPSCVLVGDNSVGEFYSVALTNNMQQADTGTKMVHVGKNTRSTIVSKGISAGRSSNSYRGLVKVSPNAKGARNYSQCDSMLIGDNAHANTFPYIQVQNNTAKVEHEASTSKIGEEQLFYFTQRGISAEDAVSMMISGFCKDVFNQLPMEFAVEADRLLSLKLEGSVG; this is encoded by the coding sequence ATGAGTGCCACTGTCAAAACCCTAGTCAATCAGCCCTACAAATACGGATTCGTCACTGACATTGAAGCAGATACAATTCCGCGTGGACTGAATGAAGATGTCATACGGCTGATCTCTGCTAAGAAAGAAGAGCCAGAGTTTATGCTAGAGTTCCGTCTCAAAGCTTTTCGTCAGTGGCAGAAAATGACCGAACCGACTTGGTCTAATGTCAAGTATCCGCCCATTGACTACCAAGATATTATTTACTACTCCGCACCAAAAAAGAAACCCAAGCTCAATAGCATTGAAGAAGTCGATCCCGCACTTTTAGAAACTTTCGAGAAATTGGGTATTCCCTTATCCGAACAAAAGCGGCTTTCTAATGTCGCAGTCGATGCTATTTTTGATAGCGTTTCAGTCGCCACAACGTTTAAAGAAAAGCTAGCGAAAGAAGGCGTGATCTTCTGTTCGATCTCCGAAGCGCTACGCGAGTACCCTGAACTCGTTCAAAAATATCTTGGTAGCGTTGTCCCTGTTGCAGATAACTACTTTGCAGCCTTAAACAGTGCGGTGTTTAGTGATGGTTCCTTCGTCTACGTTCCTAAAAACATTAAATGTCCAATGGAACTATCGACCTACTTCCGCATTAATAGTGGCGATACGGGACAATTTGAACGAACGCTGATCGTTGCTGAAGAAGGTAGCTACGTTTCTTACCTCGAAGGCTGTACTGCGCCGATGTACGATACGAACCAACTACACGCAGCAGTCGTCGAATTAGTCGCCTTAGACAACGCAGAAATTAAATACTCTACTGTACAAAATTGGTACGCTGGAGATGAAAATGGTAAGGGTGGAATCTACAACTTCGTAACGAAGCGCGGTTTGTGTCAAGGAGTCAACTCTAAGATTTCCTGGACGCAAGTTGAAACAGGTTCCGCAATTACTTGGAAATATCCTAGCTGTGTATTAGTCGGCGATAACTCGGTAGGCGAGTTTTACTCAGTTGCACTAACTAATAATATGCAGCAAGCTGATACGGGAACAAAGATGGTACACGTCGGCAAAAATACGCGTAGCACGATTGTTTCTAAAGGAATTTCTGCGGGACGTTCCTCGAATAGCTATCGTGGTTTAGTCAAAGTCAGCCCGAACGCGAAAGGCGCAAGAAATTATTCGCAGTGCGACTCAATGCTGATTGGGGATAATGCTCATGCAAATACTTTCCCTTACATTCAAGTGCAAAACAACACTGCAAAAGTAGAACACGAAGCTTCTACTTCTAAGATTGGTGAAGAACAGCTATTTTATTTTACGCAGCGCGGTATTTCGGCTGAAGATGCTGTCTCGATGATGATCAGCGGTTTCTGTAAAGATGTCTTCAATCAGTTACCGATGGAATTTGCGGTAGAAGCAGATCGCTTGTTGAGTTTGAAGCTTGAAGGTAGTGTAGGCTAA
- the sufR gene encoding iron-sulfur cluster biosynthesis transcriptional regulator SufR: MAITQQQPSTKQDILHYLLKQGQATAQELATQLEVSPQAIRRHLKDLEAEDLIQYSAAQVGMGRPQHIYQLSSLGRDRLRRHSTDADSYGDFAVSLLDTLAETVGREQMSSILRKQWERKAIEYHDRLGHGSLEERVAKLVEFRKAEGFMAEWYPVDSEDTREKGDRFIVTEHNCAISNVAESFPSVCSHELEMFAAVLPDCIVERTHWIINGEHRCGYLVQAKKPTSKSK, translated from the coding sequence ATGGCGATTACGCAGCAGCAGCCTTCCACAAAGCAGGACATTCTGCATTATCTACTTAAACAGGGTCAGGCAACAGCCCAAGAACTTGCTACGCAGTTAGAAGTCAGTCCCCAAGCAATTCGTCGTCATCTCAAAGATCTAGAAGCCGAGGATCTCATTCAATACTCAGCCGCACAAGTAGGAATGGGACGCCCGCAGCACATTTATCAACTAAGTTCCTTAGGACGCGATCGCCTACGTCGTCATTCAACTGATGCAGACAGTTACGGCGATTTTGCTGTTTCGCTACTCGATACTTTAGCGGAAACTGTAGGGCGCGAGCAGATGAGTTCGATTTTACGCAAACAGTGGGAACGCAAAGCAATTGAATATCATGATCGCTTAGGTCATGGTTCTTTAGAAGAACGCGTTGCCAAATTAGTCGAGTTTCGCAAAGCCGAAGGTTTCATGGCGGAATGGTATCCGGTTGACTCAGAGGATACTAGAGAAAAGGGCGATCGCTTTATCGTTACCGAGCATAACTGTGCTATTTCTAATGTTGCTGAGTCATTTCCTAGCGTATGCAGTCACGAACTCGAAATGTTCGCAGCCGTTTTACCAGACTGTATAGTTGAGCGCACGCATTGGATTATTAATGGCGAACATCGTTGTGGTTACTTGGTACAAGCGAAAAAGCCAACCAGCAAATCAAAGTGA
- a CDS encoding HAD-IA family hydrolase → MQKPKIIFLDAVGTLFGVKGSVGQVYGEVAQKFGIYISAKTLNQAFLQSFQAAPPPVFPEMEPDEIASCEFHWWKSVAQQTFQQVGVLNQFTDFSAFFAELYQYFATAEPWYVYPDVFPALEQWQQREIELGIISNFDSRLYLVLAELGLEQFFASITISTEAGAAKPDKEIFMTALAKHQCDPELAWHIGDSWTEDYHGATAAGLRAFIVDRKE, encoded by the coding sequence ATGCAAAAACCAAAAATCATTTTTCTTGATGCAGTTGGTACGCTTTTCGGCGTCAAAGGTAGCGTCGGTCAAGTTTATGGCGAGGTAGCACAAAAATTTGGAATCTATATTTCAGCGAAAACATTAAATCAAGCCTTTCTGCAAAGTTTCCAAGCAGCACCGCCACCAGTTTTTCCAGAAATGGAACCTGATGAGATTGCTAGCTGTGAATTTCATTGGTGGAAATCAGTTGCACAGCAAACGTTTCAGCAAGTCGGTGTTCTCAATCAATTTACCGATTTTTCAGCTTTCTTTGCCGAGTTGTATCAATATTTTGCCACGGCTGAGCCTTGGTATGTATATCCTGATGTTTTTCCTGCGTTAGAACAATGGCAACAGCGAGAAATTGAGTTAGGAATAATATCAAATTTCGATTCTCGGCTCTATTTAGTTTTAGCAGAACTTGGGTTAGAACAGTTTTTTGCGTCAATTACGATTTCTACTGAAGCAGGCGCGGCGAAACCTGATAAAGAAATTTTTATGACAGCTTTAGCGAAGCATCAATGCGATCCTGAATTAGCTTGGCACATTGGTGATAGTTGGACAGAAGATTATCACGGTGCAACTGCGGCTGGGCTGCGAGCATTTATTGTTGATAGGAAGGAATGA
- a CDS encoding NAD(P)/FAD-dependent oxidoreductase: MTQQPARICILGGGFGGLYTALRLSQLPWKSQKPEIVLVDQSDRFLFSPLLYELLTGELQTWEIAPPFSEILAGTGVCFYQGSVTEINIDDQRVHLQEGADIPYDRLVLALGGETPLDMVPGAASYAFSFRTIENAYRLDARLRRLEESPVDKIRVAIVGGGYCGVELACKLADRLENRARIRLIEMTDQILRTSPEHNRVAANKALEARGVWIDLETSVQEVKPQAIALEYKNQVDTIPVDIVIWTVGTRVAPVVRSLPLKQNQRGQLTTTSTLQVIDHPEIFALGDLADCRDVEGQQVPATAQAAFQQADYAGWNVWASLTQRPLLPFCYQHLGEMMTLGTDNATFTGLGIQLDGPLAYVARRLAYLYRMPTLGHKLKVGINWITSPLTELAK, translated from the coding sequence ATGACCCAGCAACCTGCACGAATTTGTATCCTCGGTGGTGGTTTTGGTGGTCTTTACACTGCCTTAAGATTGTCACAACTACCCTGGAAGTCGCAAAAACCAGAAATTGTACTTGTCGATCAAAGCGATCGCTTCTTATTCTCACCGCTACTTTATGAACTCCTCACAGGTGAACTACAAACTTGGGAAATAGCACCACCCTTCTCAGAAATTTTAGCAGGCACGGGTGTGTGCTTTTATCAAGGAAGTGTTACAGAAATTAATATTGATGACCAACGCGTTCATCTGCAAGAAGGTGCAGACATTCCTTATGATCGCCTCGTTTTGGCGTTGGGTGGTGAAACTCCGCTGGATATGGTTCCTGGCGCAGCATCGTATGCTTTTTCGTTCCGAACAATTGAGAATGCATATCGCTTGGACGCTAGACTAAGACGGTTAGAAGAATCTCCCGTCGATAAAATCCGTGTAGCAATTGTGGGAGGAGGTTATTGCGGTGTTGAGTTGGCGTGCAAATTAGCAGATCGCCTAGAAAACCGCGCGCGCATTCGATTAATTGAAATGACAGATCAAATCTTGCGAACCTCGCCAGAACATAATCGAGTCGCTGCGAATAAAGCACTAGAGGCGCGAGGGGTTTGGATAGATTTAGAAACTAGCGTCCAAGAAGTTAAACCACAAGCGATCGCACTCGAATACAAAAATCAAGTTGATACGATTCCTGTCGATATCGTGATTTGGACAGTAGGGACGCGCGTTGCACCTGTAGTGCGATCGCTTCCACTCAAGCAAAATCAGCGCGGTCAACTAACAACAACATCTACTTTACAAGTTATCGACCATCCCGAAATCTTTGCTTTGGGCGACTTAGCTGACTGTCGCGATGTAGAAGGACAACAAGTCCCCGCAACCGCGCAAGCAGCGTTTCAACAAGCTGACTATGCGGGTTGGAACGTTTGGGCTTCGTTGACACAACGTCCTTTACTTCCCTTTTGCTATCAACATTTAGGCGAAATGATGACGCTGGGAACCGACAATGCAACGTTTACGGGATTAGGAATTCAGCTTGATGGTCCTTTAGCTTATGTCGCTCGTCGCTTAGCATATCTTTATCGTATGCCGACTTTAGGTCACAAACTTAAGGTAGGAATTAATTGGATAACTAGCCCGCTGACCGAGTTGGCTAAATAA
- a CDS encoding DUF655 domain-containing protein: MPVLLSATVSRLLILLSLSLTACRSVQSQQKPKLLPQDPFVEVYFNHRESAEYQEPYRQQKRQGDDLEEKIVAAIAAAQSTIDIAIQELRLPKIAQALVERHNTGVKVRVVLENNYSRPWSSLSAAEVEKLPQRDRDRYQEFQALVDRNRDGKMTPDEINQGDALVILNQARVPWIDDTADGSAGSGLMHHKFVVVDQRTVIVTSANFTTSDVHGDFGFPSSIGNANNLLKIDSPELAKLFIEEFDLMWGDGPGGQLDSQFGLKKPLRSPQHVQVGNTYISVQFSPTSPTIPWNRSTNGLIGQVLSTATSSVDLALFVFSEQRLANILENSHQQSVKIRALIDPSFAFRTYSEALDMMGVALSDNCQYEQNNRPWQKAIATVGTLQLSQGDSLHHKFGVVDKRIIITGSHNWSAAANEKNDETLLILHNSTVAAHYVQEFERLYATAQLGVPVHVQRKIKEQQQQCAHHATAVVDTKVNLNTASLEELMALPGVGEKLAQRIITARQEKPFTSLADLERVSGIGKKLVTQLSDHVTW, encoded by the coding sequence GTGCCTGTTCTACTATCTGCTACTGTAAGTCGCCTGTTAATTCTACTGTCGCTGAGTTTAACCGCGTGTCGCTCAGTACAGTCGCAACAAAAACCAAAACTTCTACCACAAGATCCTTTCGTTGAGGTGTATTTTAATCATAGAGAATCGGCAGAATATCAAGAACCTTATCGCCAGCAAAAACGACAGGGCGATGATTTAGAGGAAAAAATCGTTGCGGCGATCGCTGCGGCGCAATCTACCATTGACATTGCAATTCAAGAACTACGTTTACCTAAAATTGCGCAAGCTTTAGTCGAACGCCACAATACTGGGGTAAAAGTTAGAGTTGTTTTGGAAAATAACTATAGCCGTCCGTGGAGTAGCCTTAGCGCCGCAGAAGTAGAGAAGTTACCACAACGCGATCGCGATCGCTACCAAGAATTTCAGGCGTTAGTAGATCGCAACCGAGATGGCAAAATGACTCCTGATGAAATTAATCAAGGTGATGCTTTAGTCATACTCAACCAAGCACGAGTTCCTTGGATTGACGATACGGCGGATGGTTCAGCAGGTAGCGGCTTGATGCATCACAAATTTGTTGTTGTTGATCAACGGACTGTAATTGTAACGTCTGCAAACTTTACGACAAGTGATGTTCATGGCGATTTTGGTTTTCCTAGCAGTATTGGTAATGCGAATAATCTTTTGAAAATTGATAGCCCAGAACTCGCCAAGCTATTTATTGAAGAATTTGATTTAATGTGGGGTGATGGTCCTGGTGGTCAACTCGATAGCCAATTTGGTTTAAAAAAGCCGCTGCGATCGCCGCAGCACGTTCAAGTTGGTAACACGTATATTTCTGTACAGTTTTCGCCAACATCGCCTACTATTCCTTGGAACCGCAGCACTAATGGTTTAATTGGTCAAGTACTTAGTACAGCCACAAGTTCTGTAGATTTAGCTTTATTCGTTTTTTCTGAACAACGATTAGCGAATATTTTAGAGAATTCACACCAACAAAGTGTCAAAATTCGAGCGTTAATTGATCCAAGTTTTGCTTTCCGTACCTACAGTGAAGCACTAGACATGATGGGAGTAGCATTGAGCGACAATTGTCAGTATGAACAAAATAATCGTCCTTGGCAAAAGGCGATCGCAACTGTTGGAACACTGCAACTCTCGCAAGGTGATTCGTTACATCACAAGTTTGGTGTTGTAGACAAACGAATTATCATTACAGGTTCGCATAATTGGTCAGCCGCAGCGAATGAAAAAAATGATGAAACGTTGTTAATCTTACACAACTCTACCGTTGCAGCGCATTACGTGCAAGAATTTGAGCGACTTTATGCAACGGCGCAATTGGGTGTACCAGTCCATGTGCAAAGAAAAATTAAAGAACAACAGCAACAGTGCGCGCATCACGCGACTGCTGTGGTTGACACAAAAGTTAATCTCAATACAGCTAGCTTAGAAGAATTAATGGCGTTACCTGGTGTTGGTGAAAAACTAGCACAGCGCATTATCACCGCACGTCAAGAAAAACCTTTTACATCTCTCGCCGATTTGGAACGCGTATCAGGAATTGGCAAGAAGCTAGTGACTCAGTTAAGCGATCACGTGACTTGGTAA
- a CDS encoding cysteine desulfurase family protein — protein sequence MQIYLDYSATTPPRPEAIAVMQAVLTQYWGNPSSLHEWGGRAATVLEQARMQVASLINAPAESIIFTSGGTEADNLAIMGIARQYSQPQHIIISQVEHPAITEPVKLLEQWGWQVTRLPVDTQGRVNPLELKAALRSNTVLVSIIYGQSEVGTLQPIESLCRIAHMHGALFHTDAVQVAGRLPIDVQQLPIDLLSLSSHKIYGPQGTGALYVRPGIEIVPLLLGGGQESRRRSGTESVPIIAGFGVAAELAAQEMTLETPRLIQLRDRLFDLLSNTPYLIPTGDQTSRLPHHVSFCLAYTDENNITGKTIVRQLNLAGIAISSGSACQSGKLSPSPILSAMGYTPQQALGAIRLTLGRDTTTADIDWTAIVLKQVLHRLIPKLTCASCS from the coding sequence ATGCAAATTTATCTAGATTACAGTGCGACAACACCACCACGCCCTGAAGCGATTGCCGTCATGCAGGCAGTTTTGACACAATATTGGGGTAATCCCTCTAGCCTACATGAGTGGGGTGGACGTGCTGCAACAGTATTGGAACAAGCGCGAATGCAGGTTGCTAGCTTAATCAATGCACCAGCAGAGTCGATCATTTTTACTTCTGGGGGTACAGAAGCCGATAACTTAGCAATTATGGGAATTGCGCGTCAGTACTCGCAACCACAGCACATTATTATTTCGCAAGTAGAACATCCTGCAATCACTGAACCAGTTAAACTACTCGAGCAATGGGGTTGGCAAGTTACTCGCCTACCAGTAGACACGCAAGGAAGAGTCAATCCACTGGAATTAAAAGCAGCATTACGCAGCAATACAGTTTTAGTTTCGATCATCTACGGACAAAGTGAAGTAGGAACATTACAGCCAATTGAGTCTCTATGTAGAATCGCGCATATGCATGGTGCTTTATTTCACACAGACGCCGTGCAAGTTGCGGGAAGATTACCCATTGACGTACAACAACTTCCTATTGATTTACTGTCGCTTTCTAGTCATAAAATCTATGGACCTCAGGGTACGGGAGCGCTTTATGTACGTCCTGGCATCGAAATAGTACCATTACTACTTGGTGGCGGACAAGAATCACGCCGACGTTCTGGCACAGAAAGCGTACCAATCATTGCCGGATTTGGTGTAGCTGCGGAACTCGCTGCGCAAGAGATGACTTTAGAAACACCTCGTTTAATTCAACTACGCGATCGCCTTTTCGATCTACTCAGCAATACACCTTATTTAATTCCTACAGGCGATCAGACTTCGCGTCTTCCACATCATGTGAGTTTCTGCCTTGCATATACCGATGAAAACAACATCACAGGTAAAACAATTGTCCGCCAACTTAATCTAGCAGGCATTGCCATCAGTTCCGGTTCCGCTTGTCAAAGTGGTAAGCTTTCCCCAAGCCCAATTCTTTCTGCAATGGGTTATACTCCCCAACAAGCACTAGGCGCAATTCGTTTGACTCTAGGACGAGACACAACCACAGCCGATATCGATTGGACAGCAATAGTCCTAAAACAAGTCTTACACCGATTAATACCTAAATTAACCTGTGCAAGTTGCTCGTAA